In Candidatus Nomurabacteria bacterium, a genomic segment contains:
- a CDS encoding protein kinase family protein, protein MSIERAQFTTEYFRGRNAEAKEFEIDETARELLEHFQEQYERREQLGIGKSGEVWVGQDPFYSDKTCTKTIHDPHATVNTLRREFEIHQEAERAGIRVPPLLAYIESREGNGDFHALLAMKAIEGRTLEQWFRDMKREGRRFEKSEIKEMRDQLKQMILQLHEANIYHRDLHFGNVMIDNEGNFYIIDFGDAKVTLSSESDQEIYQAEMFKDGQMVTISNLRRDEYILNEITERAYSDELIAA, encoded by the coding sequence ATGAGCATTGAACGCGCCCAATTTACCACTGAATATTTCCGAGGTCGAAACGCTGAGGCTAAGGAATTTGAAATAGATGAGACAGCTCGAGAGCTACTGGAGCATTTTCAAGAACAATATGAGAGACGAGAACAGCTCGGAATTGGAAAATCAGGAGAAGTCTGGGTTGGTCAAGATCCTTTCTACTCTGATAAAACGTGCACAAAAACAATCCATGACCCTCACGCAACAGTAAACACCCTCCGCCGAGAATTTGAAATTCATCAAGAAGCAGAACGGGCGGGAATACGGGTTCCTCCTCTCTTAGCATATATTGAAAGTCGAGAAGGCAATGGCGATTTTCACGCCTTACTTGCTATGAAGGCAATCGAGGGTCGCACACTTGAACAATGGTTTCGTGATATGAAAAGGGAAGGACGTCGTTTTGAGAAAAGCGAAATTAAGGAAATGAGGGACCAGCTCAAGCAAATGATTTTACAGCTGCACGAAGCAAATATTTATCATCGTGATTTACACTTCGGAAATGTGATGATTGATAATGAGGGAAATTTTTATATTATCGATTTCGGTGATGCAAAAGTCACTCTCAGCTCGGAGTCAGATCAAGAAATTTATCAAGCAGAGATGTTTAAGGATGGTCAAATGGTCACCATCTCAAACCTTCGCCGTGACGAATATATATTAAATGAAATTACTGAACGAGCCTACTCGGATGAGTTAATTGCCGCGTAG